DNA from Acidobacteriota bacterium:
GCCGACGGCGAGCCCTGGACGGTGCCGCCGACGATCGACGATCCCGCGATCCTCGACGAAGTCGAGCAGACCCTCACCGAGCTGGGCTACCCCCGCCCGACGACGGCCTGAAGGCGGTCCCGCGGCGCCGGGAGTCCGCAGAATCTGCGGAAAACTCTGCGGAAAGCAAACATCTTCATACCTTGTAAGCCCTTTGTTATCAGTAACTTACAGCCATTCCGCACCGGATACGGTGCGAGTCCTCGACTCACTGTAAGTTATTCATGAACAAGAGGTTAAGCCGGCCCGGCGACTGACCGGCATTGCCGGATGTTTCGAGTCGGCGGTACAGTGCCCGTCATGGACCCCACGCAGGCAACCCGAGAGGTCTTCTGGAACATCGAATACACCTGGTTGGTGTACGTGCTGATGGTCCCCACCCTGGCGGTCTTCGGTTGGGGCTTCTGGCTCAAGATCCGCCGCTGGCGGTCAGGCCAGCCGGCAATCCGCTTCGACCGGCCGGGCGAGCGGCTGCAGCTCTTCCTGAGAAACGCCGTCGGCCAGGGCCGCACGATCAAGAGGCGCTACGCGGGCGTCTTCCACACGCTTGTCTACACCGGCTTCATCGTGCTGTTCCTGGCCACCACGGTGGTCGCGATCCATCACGACACGCCCCTGCACATCATGAAGGGGCACTTCTACCTCATCTTCCAGTCCCTCATCGTCGACATCTTCGGCCTCTTCGTGCTCGTGGGCGTCGCCCTGGCCGCGATACGACGCTGGGTCTCGAAGCCGAACCTGCTGGTCTACACCGACGAGGCGAGCTGGATTCTGGTCACGATCTTCGTCATGGCCTTGACAGGCTTCATGATCGAGGGCTGGCGAATAGCCGTCACCGACGACCCCTGGGCCGCCTGGTCGCCGATCGGCAACCTGTTCGCTCTCGGTTCCGATCCCTGGATGACGGATACGGCGATGCAGCGCGGCCACGTGATCATCTGGTGGTTCCACCTGGTGGTGGCGTTCGGCTGGATCGCCTGGGTGCCGTTCAGCAAGATGTCCCACGTCTTCACGGCCCCGCTGAACATCTTCACCGCCAACCTGGACGGCTACGGCGGATCACTCAAGACGATCGATTTCGAGACCGCCGAACGCTTCGGGATCAATCACCTGGGCGACTTCACCTGGAAGGACCTGCTCGACTTCGACGCCTGCACGGAGTGCGGCCGTTGCACCGACGTCTGCCCGGCCAACACGGTGGGCAAGGCGCTGTCGCCGCGCGACATCATCCTCGACCTGCAGGGGCTGATGCACAAGCGGGGCGACGAGTTTCTGGGCAGCCGGACGGGAAACGGCAACGGCGCCGGCGACGGCGGCAACGGAAGCGGTGAACTCCTGCCGATCATCGACCAGAAGACGGCCGTAT
Protein-coding regions in this window:
- a CDS encoding heterodisulfide reductase-related iron-sulfur binding cluster — its product is MDPTQATREVFWNIEYTWLVYVLMVPTLAVFGWGFWLKIRRWRSGQPAIRFDRPGERLQLFLRNAVGQGRTIKRRYAGVFHTLVYTGFIVLFLATTVVAIHHDTPLHIMKGHFYLIFQSLIVDIFGLFVLVGVALAAIRRWVSKPNLLVYTDEASWILVTIFVMALTGFMIEGWRIAVTDDPWAAWSPIGNLFALGSDPWMTDTAMQRGHVIIWWFHLVVAFGWIAWVPFSKMSHVFTAPLNIFTANLDGYGGSLKTIDFETAERFGINHLGDFTWKDLLDFDACTECGRCTDVCPANTVGKALSPRDIILDLQGLMHKRGDEFLGSRTGNGNGAGDGGNGSGELLPIIDQKTAVSPEALFACTTCAACMEACPVHIEQMPKIVDARRYLVMEEADFPEGMMDMMNSLESRQHPFAGTQFSRVDWTEGLDIDVMAEMDDPHEAEVLMWVGCGGALVERNRNTVRATAKLLKKAGVKFAILGREESCTGDPARRVGNEFLFEMLAKGNVETMERYGVRKVVTSCPHCFNSFRNEYPHFGGSYEVYHHTQFLDQLLESGRLDGNGAGGGSNGSSTITFHDPCYLGRHNGEYDAPRNLLAQVGGARQVEMERSRNTSFCCGGGGGMAFVDEPPDQRVNQERAQEAVDTGADVVAVGCPFCATMLDDGVNARRGDRDVKVRDVAELLWDAVGESEEAAP